The following are encoded in a window of Streptomyces sp. Go-475 genomic DNA:
- a CDS encoding MFS transporter gives MATGYLEILRARHAARLLVGTLVGRLPNATAAIAIVLFVRAEGGSYSLAGALAGVYGVANAVGQPVLGRLVDLRGQPRVQLPAAVLAALAMAVFAFAGIGSLPLAYAAVAAAGLFAPPLEGGLRALWGSVLRREDQVHTAYAMDAVAQEVMFTVGPLLVTLCVSLWSAQAALLVLNVVGVLGALSVVVSPPSRAWRSAPREAHWLGALRSPGLLALLAAFLFIGMALGSITVASVPYADAHGGDAVYGWLMAALGFGALVGGTVYGARQWAGEPARRLRVLVALLVVCYLPLMLMPDAVPMVALTALAGVFLAPAIACAFVLVDRHAPRGTVTEAFSWLVTTFTVGHSVGTGVAGPVVEAGGALWGFAVPGVVGAVSLLVLSATARVLAAPGGGAVVAAGSENDPNRALEPRFSSGDRA, from the coding sequence ATGGCCACGGGATACCTGGAGATCCTTCGGGCGCGGCACGCCGCCCGACTGCTCGTCGGCACGCTGGTGGGACGGCTGCCCAACGCCACGGCGGCCATCGCGATCGTGCTGTTCGTGCGGGCCGAAGGCGGCTCGTACAGCCTCGCCGGGGCGCTGGCGGGCGTGTACGGCGTCGCCAACGCGGTGGGGCAGCCGGTGCTGGGCCGGCTCGTGGACCTGCGCGGGCAGCCGCGCGTGCAGTTGCCGGCGGCCGTCCTGGCCGCGCTCGCCATGGCCGTCTTCGCCTTCGCCGGCATCGGGTCGCTGCCCCTCGCGTACGCCGCCGTGGCGGCCGCCGGGCTCTTCGCGCCGCCCCTGGAGGGCGGGCTGCGCGCCCTGTGGGGCTCCGTGCTGCGGCGGGAGGACCAGGTGCACACGGCGTACGCCATGGACGCCGTGGCCCAGGAGGTGATGTTCACCGTCGGGCCGCTGCTGGTGACGCTGTGCGTGTCCCTCTGGTCGGCCCAGGCCGCGCTGCTCGTGCTGAACGTCGTCGGGGTGCTGGGCGCGCTGTCCGTCGTGGTGTCGCCGCCCTCGCGCGCGTGGCGGTCGGCGCCGCGCGAGGCGCACTGGCTCGGCGCGCTGCGCTCCCCGGGGCTGCTGGCGCTGCTGGCGGCGTTCCTGTTCATCGGGATGGCGCTCGGGTCCATCACGGTCGCCTCGGTGCCCTACGCGGACGCGCACGGCGGTGACGCGGTGTACGGCTGGCTGATGGCGGCCCTGGGGTTCGGGGCGCTGGTCGGCGGCACCGTCTACGGGGCCCGGCAGTGGGCCGGTGAGCCCGCGCGGAGACTGCGGGTGCTGGTGGCGCTTCTGGTGGTCTGTTACCTGCCGCTGATGCTCATGCCGGACGCCGTGCCCATGGTGGCGCTGACCGCGCTCGCGGGGGTCTTCCTCGCCCCCGCCATCGCCTGCGCGTTCGTCCTGGTCGACCGGCACGCCCCGCGCGGCACGGTCACCGAGGCGTTCTCCTGGCTGGTGACGACATTCACCGTGGGCCACTCGGTCGGAACGGGCGTCGCGGGACCCGTCGTGGAGGCGGGTGGGGCCCTGTGGGGCTTCGCCGTGCCGGGTGTGGTGGGTGCCGTGTCCCTGCTGGTTTTGAGCGCCACGGCGCGGGTACTCGCAGCTCCCGGTGGGGGAGCGGTCGTTGCCGCCGGTTCGGAAAATGATCCGAACCGTGCCCTCGAACCCCGTTTCAGTTCAGGGGATCGGGCGTAA
- a CDS encoding LacI family DNA-binding transcriptional regulator yields MARGSTRPTSRDVAQAAGVSQAAVSLVLGDKWRGRVSEATAERVREAARDLGYRPNLAARNLRLGRTRTVLLVVPALTTEFFAGVYTGAARVAAEHGFGVVLYPSPEGIGPARDPFASAQAALDGVIASSMAADALTAIRGEALPLVMLDSDPAGSLGAATVNLDIADGVRQVAEHLLSLGHRRFLHLAADVPSWTFEVRARELAARLAGVPGTSVRTARAPISIEGAVAATEAALSVPGPRPTALVCDDDKLAAGAYKAARRLGLRIPDDVSVTGLDDLALATAIDPELTTVRLDAELFGERGMRALLAVLEGRSPEGGDIPVQLLVRGSTAPPR; encoded by the coding sequence GTGGCACGAGGCAGCACACGGCCCACGAGCCGGGACGTCGCCCAGGCCGCCGGCGTCTCGCAGGCGGCGGTCTCCCTGGTCCTCGGGGACAAGTGGCGCGGCCGGGTCTCGGAGGCGACGGCCGAACGGGTCCGCGAGGCGGCCCGCGACCTGGGCTACCGCCCGAACCTGGCCGCCCGGAACCTGCGCCTGGGCCGCACGCGCACGGTCCTGCTGGTGGTCCCGGCCCTGACCACGGAGTTCTTCGCGGGCGTCTACACGGGCGCGGCCCGGGTCGCCGCCGAGCACGGCTTCGGCGTGGTCCTCTACCCCTCCCCCGAGGGCATCGGCCCCGCCCGCGACCCCTTCGCCTCCGCCCAAGCGGCCCTGGACGGCGTCATCGCCTCGTCCATGGCGGCGGACGCGCTGACCGCGATCCGCGGCGAGGCGCTCCCCCTGGTCATGCTGGACAGCGACCCGGCGGGCAGCCTCGGCGCGGCGACGGTCAACCTGGACATCGCCGACGGCGTCCGCCAGGTCGCGGAGCACCTGCTGTCCCTGGGCCACCGCCGCTTCCTCCACCTGGCGGCGGACGTGCCGTCCTGGACGTTCGAGGTACGGGCCAGGGAACTGGCGGCGCGGCTGGCCGGGGTACCGGGCACGTCGGTCCGCACGGCCCGGGCCCCCATCTCCATCGAGGGCGCCGTGGCCGCCACGGAGGCCGCCCTGTCGGTGCCCGGGCCGCGCCCCACCGCGCTGGTCTGTGACGACGACAAGCTGGCCGCGGGCGCGTACAAGGCGGCCCGGCGCCTCGGCCTCCGCATCCCCGACGACGTCTCCGTCACCGGGCTGGACGACCTGGCCCTCGCCACGGCCATCGACCCCGAGCTGACGACGGTCCGCCTGGACGCGGAGCTCTTCGGTGAACGGGGCATGCGGGCCCTCCTGGCGGTCCTGGAGGGCCGCTCACCCGAGGGCGGGGACATCCCGGTGCAGTTGCTCGTACGGGGGTCCACAGCACCGCCTCGTTAG
- the prcA gene encoding proteasome subunit alpha, with protein sequence MSTPFYVSPQQAMADKAEYARKGIARGRSLVVLQYADGIVFVGENPSRALHKFSEIYDRIGFAAAGKYNEYENLRIGGVRYADLRGYTYDRGDVTARGLANVYAQTLGTIFSSVGEKPYEVELVVAEVGETPEGDQIYRLPHDGSIVDEHGSVAVGGNAEQISSYLDQRHRDGMTLAEALKLAVQSLSRDTNGSEREIPAERLEVAVLDRTRPQKRKFKRISGRQLERLLGEDGGKPGAESEPEGSEDAE encoded by the coding sequence GTGTCGACGCCGTTCTATGTCTCACCCCAGCAGGCGATGGCCGACAAGGCGGAGTACGCCCGCAAGGGCATCGCCCGTGGCCGCAGCCTGGTCGTGCTGCAGTACGCCGACGGCATCGTGTTCGTCGGCGAGAACCCGTCCCGTGCGCTGCACAAGTTCAGCGAGATCTACGACCGGATCGGCTTCGCCGCCGCCGGCAAGTACAACGAGTACGAGAACCTGCGGATCGGCGGCGTTCGCTACGCCGACCTGCGGGGTTACACCTACGACCGGGGCGATGTGACGGCCCGCGGTCTGGCCAACGTGTACGCGCAGACGCTGGGCACGATCTTCTCCAGCGTCGGGGAGAAGCCGTACGAGGTGGAGCTGGTCGTCGCCGAGGTCGGTGAGACCCCGGAGGGGGACCAGATCTACCGGCTGCCGCACGACGGCTCCATCGTGGACGAGCACGGCTCGGTCGCGGTGGGTGGTAACGCGGAGCAGATCAGCAGCTATCTGGACCAGCGCCACCGGGACGGTATGACGCTGGCCGAGGCGCTCAAGCTGGCGGTGCAGTCGCTGTCCCGGGACACCAACGGCAGTGAGCGGGAGATTCCCGCGGAGCGGCTGGAGGTGGCGGTGCTGGACCGGACGCGACCGCAGAAGCGGAAGTTCAAGCGGATCAGTGGGCGGCAGCTGGAGCGGCTGCTGGGCGAGGACGGGGGGAAGCCGGGAGCGGAGTCGGAGCCGGAGGGGTCCGAGGACGCCGAGTAG
- the prcB gene encoding proteasome subunit beta has protein sequence MEANTRSTGRLPAAFLTPGSSSFMDFLSDYQPELLPGNKKLPPVQGAIEAPHGTTIVAVTFPGGVVLAGDRRATMGNVIAQRDIEKVFPADEYSAVGIAGTAGLAVEMVKLFQLELEHFEKVEGAQLSLEGKANRLSTMIRSNLGMAMQGLAVVPLFAGYDVDREKGRIFSYDVTGGRSEEQGYAATGSGSIFARGAMKKLFRDDLSEAEATTLVVQALYDAADDDSATGGPDVARRIYPIVTVITEDGFRRLTEDESSEIARSVLERRLQQPDGPRAALL, from the coding sequence GTGGAAGCCAACACTCGTAGCACCGGGCGTCTACCAGCTGCCTTCCTGACGCCAGGCTCTTCCTCCTTCATGGACTTCCTCTCCGACTACCAGCCCGAACTGCTGCCGGGCAACAAGAAGTTGCCGCCCGTCCAGGGCGCCATCGAGGCGCCGCACGGCACGACGATCGTGGCCGTGACCTTCCCGGGCGGCGTGGTCCTCGCCGGTGACCGGCGCGCCACCATGGGCAACGTCATCGCGCAGCGGGACATCGAGAAGGTCTTCCCCGCCGACGAGTACTCGGCGGTGGGCATCGCCGGTACGGCGGGTCTGGCCGTGGAGATGGTGAAGCTGTTCCAGCTGGAGCTGGAGCACTTCGAGAAGGTCGAGGGCGCACAGCTGTCCCTGGAGGGCAAGGCCAACCGGCTCTCGACGATGATCCGCTCCAACCTGGGCATGGCCATGCAGGGACTGGCCGTCGTCCCGCTCTTCGCCGGGTACGACGTGGACCGGGAGAAGGGCCGGATCTTCTCCTACGACGTCACGGGCGGGCGATCCGAGGAGCAGGGCTACGCGGCCACCGGCTCCGGGTCGATCTTCGCGCGCGGCGCGATGAAGAAGCTCTTCCGGGACGACCTCAGCGAGGCCGAGGCCACGACGCTCGTGGTCCAGGCGCTCTACGACGCGGCAGACGACGACTCGGCGACCGGCGGTCCCGATGTCGCCCGCCGGATCTATCCCATCGTCACCGTGATCACCGAGGACGGCTTCCGCCGGCTCACCGAGGACGAGTCGTCCGAGATCGCGCGCTCCGTCCTGGAGCGGCGTCTCCAGCAGCCGGACGGTCCGCGGGCCGCGCTGCTGTAG
- a CDS encoding endonuclease VII domain-containing protein: protein MEAASEPNARQCRKCERDLPLAAFARDKNRRDGLQVHCRECVAKYSAAHYRRRREAMVKPVREQVDVPTGYKLCRTCGEIKPHSEWHRNATASDGLSTRCKACRAVQGRQGHLKRKYGITEAERDGLIASQGGVCCICLSAVPEHVDHCHKTGRVRGVLCFSCNAALGQFKDRPDAVRRAAAYVEGIAWKPTLVAPGVYQLPS, encoded by the coding sequence ATGGAAGCGGCCAGCGAGCCGAACGCGAGGCAATGCAGGAAGTGCGAGCGGGATTTGCCTCTTGCTGCATTCGCCCGCGACAAGAATCGGCGGGACGGCCTCCAGGTGCACTGCCGGGAGTGCGTGGCGAAGTACAGCGCCGCGCACTACCGGCGTCGCCGGGAGGCCATGGTGAAGCCGGTCCGGGAGCAGGTGGACGTCCCGACCGGATACAAGCTCTGCCGGACATGTGGCGAGATCAAGCCCCACAGCGAATGGCACCGCAATGCGACCGCTTCCGACGGGTTGTCGACCCGTTGCAAGGCGTGCCGAGCGGTGCAGGGTCGGCAGGGGCATCTGAAGCGGAAGTACGGCATCACGGAAGCCGAACGCGACGGTCTGATCGCCTCCCAGGGAGGCGTGTGCTGTATATGTCTGTCGGCCGTGCCCGAGCATGTGGATCACTGCCACAAGACGGGTAGGGTCCGTGGCGTACTGTGCTTCAGCTGCAACGCCGCACTGGGGCAGTTCAAGGATCGGCCCGATGCAGTAAGGCGGGCTGCCGCTTATGTGGAAGGAATCGCGTGGAAGCCAACACTCGTAGCACCGGGCGTCTACCAGCTGCCTTCCTGA
- a CDS encoding ubiquitin-like protein Pup, which produces MATKDTGGGQQKATRSTEEVEEQAAEAQASEDLKERQEKLSDDVDSVLDEIDDVLEENAEDFVRSFVQKGGQ; this is translated from the coding sequence ATGGCGACCAAGGACACCGGCGGCGGACAGCAGAAGGCCACCCGGTCCACCGAGGAGGTCGAGGAGCAGGCGGCAGAGGCGCAGGCTTCCGAGGACCTCAAGGAGCGTCAGGAGAAGCTGAGCGACGACGTGGACTCGGTCCTGGACGAGATCGACGACGTACTCGAGGAAAATGCGGAGGATTTCGTTCGGAGCTTCGTGCAAAAAGGCGGGCAGTGA
- the dop gene encoding proteasome accessory factor PafA2 family protein, translated as MTVRRVMGIETEYGISVPGHPNANAMLTSSQIVNAYAAAMHRARRARWDFEEENPLRDARGFDLAREAADSSQLTDEDIGLANVILTNGARLYVDHAHPEYSAPEVTNPRDAVLWDKAGERIMAEAAERAAQLPGAQPIHLYKNNTDNKGASYGTHENYLMKRETPFSDIVRHLTPFFVSRQVFAGAGRVGIGQDGHEHGFQLSQRADYFEVEVGLETTLKRPIINTRDEPHADAEKYRRLHVIIGDANLSEISTYLKLGTTALVLSMIEDGFIAVDLAVDQPVRTLHQVSHDPSLKRLVTLRSGRTLTAVQLQMEYYELARKYVEERFGADADEQTKDVLSRWEDTLTRLEHDPMSLAGELDWVAKRELMEGYRRRDNLDWDAARLHLVDLQYADVRPDKGLYNRLVARGRMKRLLDEADVERARTAPPEDTRAYFRGRCLEQYADDVAAASWDSVIFDLPGRDSLQRVPTLEPLRGTRNHVKELLDRCRTAEDLVRVLSGG; from the coding sequence ATGACCGTACGGCGAGTAATGGGCATCGAGACGGAGTACGGGATCTCCGTCCCCGGCCACCCCAACGCCAATGCCATGCTCACCTCGTCCCAGATCGTGAACGCCTACGCGGCGGCGATGCACCGGGCCCGCCGGGCCCGCTGGGACTTCGAGGAGGAGAATCCGCTGCGGGACGCGCGAGGCTTCGACCTCGCCCGTGAGGCCGCCGACTCCAGCCAGCTCACCGACGAGGACATCGGCCTGGCCAACGTGATCCTCACCAACGGTGCACGGCTCTACGTCGACCACGCGCACCCCGAGTACAGCGCCCCCGAGGTGACCAACCCCCGGGACGCCGTCCTCTGGGACAAGGCCGGCGAGCGGATCATGGCGGAGGCCGCGGAACGGGCCGCCCAGCTGCCCGGTGCCCAGCCGATCCACCTCTACAAGAACAACACCGACAACAAGGGCGCGTCCTACGGCACGCACGAGAACTACCTGATGAAGCGGGAGACCCCCTTCTCGGACATCGTGCGCCACCTGACGCCGTTCTTCGTCTCCCGCCAGGTCTTCGCCGGAGCGGGCCGCGTCGGCATCGGCCAGGACGGGCACGAGCACGGCTTCCAGCTGAGCCAGCGCGCCGACTACTTCGAGGTCGAGGTCGGCCTGGAGACGACGCTCAAGCGTCCGATCATCAACACCCGCGACGAGCCGCACGCGGACGCCGAGAAGTACCGGCGCCTGCACGTGATCATCGGCGACGCGAACCTGTCGGAGATCTCGACCTACCTCAAGCTGGGCACGACCGCGCTGGTCCTGTCGATGATCGAGGACGGCTTCATCGCCGTCGACCTGGCCGTCGACCAGCCGGTCCGCACCCTCCACCAGGTCTCGCACGACCCGTCCCTGAAGCGCCTGGTCACGCTCCGCAGCGGCCGGACGCTCACGGCGGTGCAGTTGCAGATGGAGTACTACGAGCTGGCGCGCAAGTACGTGGAGGAGCGGTTCGGCGCCGACGCCGACGAGCAGACCAAGGACGTCCTGTCCCGCTGGGAGGACACCCTCACCCGTCTGGAGCACGACCCGATGAGCCTGGCCGGCGAGCTGGACTGGGTCGCCAAGCGGGAGCTCATGGAGGGCTACCGGCGCCGGGACAACCTGGACTGGGACGCGGCCCGGCTCCACCTGGTCGACCTCCAGTACGCCGACGTACGGCCCGACAAGGGCCTGTACAACCGTCTGGTGGCCCGCGGGCGCATGAAGCGGCTGCTGGACGAGGCGGATGTCGAGCGGGCCCGTACGGCGCCGCCGGAGGACACCCGGGCGTACTTCCGCGGGCGCTGCCTGGAGCAGTACGCCGATGACGTCGCGGCCGCCTCCTGGGACTCGGTGATCTTCGACCTGCCGGGCCGGGACTCGCTGCAGCGCGTTCCAACCCTGGAACCGCTTCGCGGAACGCGTAATCACGTCAAGGAGCTCCTGGACCGCTGCCGCACCGCGGAAGACCTGGTCAGGGTGTTGTCCGGAGGGTGA
- the arc gene encoding proteasome ATPase has translation MAAHDDDMNRGIRPGRGSDDPAGQIAYLEQEIAVLRRKLADSPRHTRILEERIVELQTNLAGVSAQNERLANTLREARDQIVALKEEVDRLAQPPAGFGVFLTANEDGTADIFTGGRKLRVNVSPSVELEELRRGQEVMLNEALNVVEAMEFERVGDIVTLKEILEDGERALVLGHTDEERVVRLAEPLLDVTIRPGDALLLEPRSGYVYEVVPKSEVEELVLEEVPDIGYEQIGGLGGQIEAIRDAVELPYLYPDLFKEHELRPPKGVLLYGPPGCGKTLIAKAVANSLAKKVAEVTGQAAGKSFFLNIKGPELLNKYVGETERQIRLVFQRAREKASEGTPVIVFFDEMESLFRTRGSGVSSDVENTIVPQLLAEIDGVEGLQNVVVIGASNREDMIDPAILRPGRLDVKIKIERPDAEAAKDIFGKYLTERLPLHADDLGEHGGDKGATVQNMIQTAVEHMYAESEENRFLEVTYANGDKEVLYFKDFNSGAMIENIVGRAKKMAIKDFLEKNQKGLRVSHLLQACVDEFKENEDLPNTTNPDDWARISGKKGERIVYIRTLITGKQGADTGRSIDTVANTGQYL, from the coding sequence GTGGCAGCCCACGACGACGACATGAACCGCGGCATCCGCCCGGGACGCGGGTCCGATGACCCGGCCGGGCAGATCGCCTACCTTGAGCAGGAGATCGCCGTCCTGCGACGCAAGCTCGCCGACTCTCCGCGACACACGAGGATTCTCGAAGAGCGGATCGTCGAGCTGCAGACCAATCTGGCCGGCGTGTCCGCGCAGAACGAGCGACTCGCCAACACGCTCCGTGAGGCCCGTGACCAGATCGTGGCCCTCAAGGAGGAGGTCGACCGGCTCGCGCAGCCGCCGGCCGGCTTCGGTGTCTTCCTGACGGCGAACGAGGACGGCACCGCCGACATCTTCACCGGCGGCCGCAAGCTCAGGGTGAACGTCAGCCCCAGCGTCGAGCTCGAGGAGCTCCGGCGCGGCCAGGAAGTGATGCTCAACGAAGCGCTCAACGTGGTCGAGGCCATGGAGTTCGAGCGCGTCGGTGACATCGTCACCCTCAAGGAGATCCTCGAGGACGGCGAGCGGGCCCTGGTGCTCGGGCACACCGACGAGGAGCGGGTGGTACGGCTCGCCGAGCCGCTGCTGGACGTCACCATCCGCCCCGGCGACGCCCTGCTCCTGGAGCCCCGCTCCGGATACGTCTACGAGGTCGTCCCCAAGAGCGAGGTCGAGGAGCTCGTCCTCGAAGAGGTCCCCGACATCGGCTACGAGCAGATCGGTGGTCTCGGCGGCCAGATCGAGGCCATCCGGGACGCCGTCGAGCTCCCCTACCTCTACCCGGACCTGTTCAAGGAGCACGAACTGCGGCCGCCCAAGGGTGTGCTGCTGTACGGACCCCCTGGATGCGGTAAGACACTGATCGCCAAGGCCGTGGCCAATTCGCTGGCCAAGAAGGTCGCCGAGGTGACCGGCCAGGCCGCCGGCAAGAGCTTCTTCCTGAACATCAAGGGCCCCGAGCTGCTGAACAAGTACGTCGGTGAGACGGAGCGGCAGATCCGCCTCGTCTTCCAGCGGGCCCGTGAGAAGGCCAGCGAGGGCACCCCCGTCATCGTCTTCTTCGACGAGATGGAGTCCCTCTTCCGCACCCGTGGCTCCGGTGTCAGCTCGGACGTGGAGAACACCATCGTCCCGCAGCTGCTCGCCGAGATCGACGGCGTGGAGGGCCTGCAGAACGTGGTCGTGATCGGCGCCTCCAACCGCGAGGACATGATCGACCCGGCCATCCTGCGGCCCGGCCGGCTGGACGTGAAGATCAAGATCGAGCGTCCGGACGCCGAGGCGGCCAAGGACATCTTCGGCAAGTACCTCACCGAGCGCCTCCCGCTGCACGCCGACGACCTCGGCGAGCACGGCGGCGACAAGGGTGCCACGGTCCAGAACATGATCCAGACGGCCGTCGAGCACATGTACGCCGAATCCGAGGAGAACCGCTTCCTGGAGGTCACCTACGCCAACGGTGACAAGGAAGTCCTCTACTTCAAGGACTTCAATTCCGGCGCCATGATCGAGAACATCGTGGGCCGGGCCAAGAAGATGGCGATCAAGGACTTCCTCGAGAAGAACCAGAAGGGCCTCCGCGTCTCCCACCTCCTCCAGGCCTGCGTGGACGAGTTCAAGGAGAACGAGGACCTGCCGAACACCACCAACCCGGACGACTGGGCCCGTATCTCCGGAAAGAAGGGCGAGCGGATCGTGTACATCCGTACGCTCATCACCGGAAAGCAGGGTGCGGACACCGGACGCTCCATCGACACGGTGGCGAACACCGGTCAGTACCTGTAA
- a CDS encoding ferredoxin translates to MSVQQEAGVDGEALEVWIDQDLCTGDGICAQYAPEVFELDIDGLAYVKSADDELLQDKGATTPVPLPLLTDVIDSAKECPGECIHVRRVSDRTEVYGPDAE, encoded by the coding sequence ATGAGCGTGCAGCAGGAGGCCGGGGTCGACGGCGAGGCTCTGGAGGTCTGGATCGACCAGGACCTGTGTACCGGCGACGGCATCTGCGCCCAGTACGCGCCGGAGGTGTTCGAGCTGGACATCGACGGTCTGGCCTATGTGAAGAGCGCCGACGACGAGTTGCTCCAGGACAAGGGCGCGACAACGCCCGTACCGCTGCCGCTTCTCACGGACGTGATCGACTCCGCGAAGGAGTGTCCGGGCGAGTGCATCCACGTACGTCGGGTTTCGGACAGGACAGAGGTCTACGGACCGGACGCAGAGTGA
- a CDS encoding tRNA (adenine-N1)-methyltransferase, whose amino-acid sequence MSEPTGAARRRGPFKVGDQVQLTDPKGRHYTFTLEAGKNFHTHKGSFPHDELIGAPEGSVVRTTGNVAYLALRPLLPDYVLSMPRGAAVVYPKDAGQILAFADIFPGARVVEAGVGSGSLSSFLLRAIGDQGMLHSYERRADFAEIAQANVERYFGGPHPAWQLTVGDLQDNLSDTDVDRVILDMLAPWECLEAVSKALVPGGILCCYVATTTQLARTVESIREIGCFNEPTSWETMIRNWHIEGLAVRPDHRMIGHTGFLLTARRLADGVEPPMRRRRPAKGAYGEDYAGPNADGGTAR is encoded by the coding sequence ATGTCCGAACCGACCGGTGCCGCCCGCAGGCGCGGGCCCTTCAAGGTCGGGGACCAGGTACAGCTGACCGACCCCAAGGGCCGCCACTACACGTTCACGCTCGAGGCCGGGAAGAACTTCCACACCCACAAGGGTTCCTTCCCGCACGACGAACTGATCGGCGCTCCCGAGGGCAGCGTTGTCCGCACCACGGGGAACGTCGCCTACCTCGCGCTGCGCCCCCTGCTCCCCGACTACGTCCTGTCCATGCCCCGCGGGGCAGCCGTCGTCTACCCGAAGGACGCGGGGCAGATCCTCGCCTTCGCCGACATCTTCCCCGGCGCGCGCGTCGTGGAGGCCGGCGTCGGCTCCGGCTCGCTCAGCAGCTTCCTGCTGCGCGCCATCGGCGACCAGGGCATGCTCCACAGCTACGAGCGCCGCGCCGACTTCGCCGAGATCGCCCAGGCGAACGTGGAGCGCTACTTCGGCGGCCCGCACCCCGCCTGGCAGCTCACCGTCGGCGACCTCCAGGACAACCTGTCCGACACCGACGTCGACCGCGTCATCCTCGACATGCTCGCCCCCTGGGAGTGCCTGGAGGCCGTCTCCAAGGCGCTCGTCCCCGGCGGCATCCTCTGCTGCTACGTCGCGACCACCACCCAGCTCGCCCGGACCGTCGAGTCCATCCGCGAGATCGGCTGCTTCAACGAGCCGACCTCCTGGGAGACGATGATCCGCAACTGGCACATCGAGGGCCTCGCCGTCCGCCCGGACCACCGGATGATCGGCCACACCGGCTTCCTGCTCACCGCCCGCCGCCTCGCCGACGGCGTCGAGCCCCCCATGCGCCGCCGCCGCCCCGCCAAGGGCGCCTACGGCGAGGACTACGCCGGCCCCAACGCCGACGGCGGCACCGCCCGCTGA